The Gloeobacter morelensis MG652769 genome contains the following window.
CCCCGGCGTATTCATGATCTCAAGCAACGATTTTCGAACCGGCACCACCATCGAACTCGATGGCCAGGTCTGGCGGGTGATCGAATTTTTGCACGTCAAACCGGGCAAGGGATCGGCCTTCGTACGTACCAAGCTCAAAAACGTCATGACCGGCAACGTCAACGAACGGACCTTCAGAGCCGGCGAGTCGCTGCCCCAGGCGGTGGTCGAAAAGCGCGACATGCAGTTTGTCTACCCTCAAGGCGACAACGAGTACGTCTTCATGGACATGGAATCTTATGAGCAAGAAGCGCTCACCCGCGAGGCGATCGGCGACGGCGCCAAGTATCTCAAAGAGGGCATGAGCGTCTCGATTCTCAAGTGGCAGGAGCGGGTGATCGGCGTCGATTTGCCCAACACGGTCGTCCTGCAAGTGGTCGAGACCGACCCGGGCGTCAAGGGCGACACCGCCCAGGGCGGCACCAAGCCCGCCAAAGTCGAGACCGGCGCTGAGGTCATGGTGCCTCTGTTTATCACCATTGGCGAGAAAATCAAAATCGACACCCGCGACAACTCCTACCTCGGCCGGGAAAACTGAGACCGCCTGTGAATATCGATCTTTCCGAAATCCGCGAGCTGATCGCCATCCTCAACCAGACGGATGTGACCGAACTGACCATCGAGGCGGAGGGCTTTCGCCTGTCCATCCGCAAGGAGAGCGGCAAGACCGTCGTTCAGACTGGAGCGGGCAGCCCGCCGGCCCCGGTCGCCCCGGCGGCACCCGTGGTGAGCGAGGCACCTGCCCCACCCCCGGCGCCCCCCGCAACGCCCGCTCGACCGACGATCGACGTGGTGTCCCCGATGGTCGGCACGTTCTACCGCGCTCCATCGCCGGACGCCACTAACTTTGTGGAGGTGGGTGATGTCGTGCGCGTCGGCCAGACCGTCTGCATCATCGAGGCGATGAAGCTGATGAACACCATCGACAGCGAGGCTGCCGGCCGCGTGGTCGAGATTCTAGTCGAAAACGGCGAACCAATCGAATACGGCCAGAAGCTGATGCGCCTGGAGCCGGTCTAGGAGCGCTCCTCCTCGGGCTGGGGCCGCAGTTCCGGCGGCTCAAGATTGTCGGGGTTGGCCAGGAAACCGGCTATCTCCTGCTCCAGCCGCATGATCTGTGTGGGGTCGAGTTCTTGACCGTAGCGCAGGGCAGTGATGAAGCCCTCGGAAAACAGGCGCAACTCCTCGCTGCGGTAGCGACGGCGCCACAGTTCGACCAGGGTGTCGGACAGCCGCTGGTAGTAGCGAATGGTTTTCGGGTCTTGCAACATGGTGATTCCAGAAGATGCCGCTCACGACGATCGTTGCACCAAGCGGCACCGGCGGCAACCGGTTGTGAACAATTTCTAAGGCCCATCGAGTCGGGGAGGCCAGCTGCTGCGCGCTTCGACAACCCACTCAGGCGGATACCAGCGCGAGCGCAACCGGCCCACCAGGTACAGCGAGCCGGTGACCACAACGATCTGCCCGGGTTGCCGCCGGTGCAGAGCGAGGGCGAGGGCGGCGTCCGGGTCCGGGGCCGGTTCAACGTGCTCGAACAACCCCTGGGCCTGTCGGGTCATTGCATCGAGATCCGCAGAGAGTTTGCCGGGTACTTCGAGCGGGCACAGGACCAGCGTGCGGGCCAGCCGCGAGAGAATCTTCAGCATCGGGCGGTGCAACTTGCCTGCGAGGGCGCTGAACAGGACGACCGCCGGTCTGTCGTGTAACTCGCGAACCAGATAGGCCAGCTTCTCGGGGTTGTGGGCACCATCCAGCCAAACCAGGCGCTGCACCCCCATCGGCTCCAGCCTGCCGGGCAGGCGAGCGGCCTGCGGGGGCAGGCGTGGGGCAGGCGTCCCCCGGCAAACTTCAAAAAGCGCCCCGGCCAGTGTGGCGTTGTCGACTGGTGTACAGCGCACTGGTGCTCCATGGCAGGCCGCTTCTCGATGAATAATCTCCAGAGGCAAACCGCGGGCGGCGGTCACCACCGCTGCTGCGCTCTTGATGAGACCCGCTTTGTGCCAGGCGATGTCTGCGAGGGTCGGTCCGAGTAGCGCGACATGGTCGAAGCCCACGGTCGTAATTCCGACTGCCCGGGCTTGAAGAGCATTGACCGGGTCAAAGCGACCGCCGCAACCCACCTCGAAGACACCTACTTGTGCTCCGTAACGCCGCATCGCCTCGGCCGCCAGCACCAGCGAGACTGCCCCATAGCGCCGCCGCAGGTGGGACGGGGGCAGCCACTCCCCCAGGTGAGGCCAGATCCATTCCACCAGTTCGGCATATTCCGCCCCGCCGATATATTGGCCATTCAGGCAGATCTTTTCGGTGGCCACCTGCAGGTAGGGCGAGGTGTGCAGGCCGACGCGCACCCCCGCCCGCTCGAAGTGGGCGGCGAGCCTGGCCGCCACCGAACCCTTGCCGCTGGTCCCCCCCACCAGTACGCACTCCATTGCCCGATCCGGGGCACCGACCCTGTCGAGCAGGGCGCGGGTTGCCGCCACCAGTTCGCCGCCGCCCACTGCCGCCGGCTGGAGGCAAGCAGTGTCCGTCAGCAGCGATTCGAGCCGCCGGTTCGCCTCGGCGTATAGCACAAAGGAATCGGTCAAATTAGGTCTCCTCGACGGCGCGGCTGAGGGCAAGATCCGATTCCCAGTAGCCGAAGCAGCCTTTCTCGCTCGCGACAGCCAGAAAATGGCGCTCGCACTGCAAAGTAAGCTGCATCCAGAAGTGCATCAGTGCTTCTTCGCGCACAATCAGCGGGTAGAGCCCTTCTCCAACCACCACCTGCAGGTAGTTGTCCTCAGTAAGCAGGTTCTCGAAGCGCACCAGGCCACCGTAGCCGTGCTGGTCGATGTCCATCGCGAGCCTGCGGCCGTGTTCATCGAACTCGGGCGTGATCACCAGCCCAATTGATGGGGGCTGCTCGCTCAGCACATGGAGCCTTTCGGCGCCGTCGCGCAGCTGCTGTGCCTCGGCGGGCGAGCAATAGACGATCTCCGCCCACAGCAGCACCCCTTCGCGCCGGGCGCGCAACTCGAATTGCAGTTTCTGGGTGGCGGACGGGTGCATGGCGGGCCGTTTCTCGGACTTTCTGGGATCTATGCTGTTTGAATTGGCCGAACATTTCCAGAAAATTCGGAGGGCCAGATGGGTCAGGTGGAACTGTCCGGCGTCGGTAAGCGCTTCGAGCAGTACACAGCGCTGCAACGGATCGATCTTGACATTGCCCCCGGCGAATTGCTGGTGCTGGTGGGACCGAGCGGCTGCGGCAAATCGACCCTGCTGCGCACGATCGCGGGACTGGAGACCATCGACGCAGGCGAGATGCGCATCGGCGGCCGTCTGGTGGCCGGGGCAAAAGCCTTTGTGCCTGCCCGCGAGCGCGACGTGGCCATGGTGTTTCAAAATTATGCGCTCTACCCGCACATGAGCGTCGCCGACAACCTCGCCTTCGGTCTGCGCATGCGCGGGGTAGCCGCCAAAGAGCGCCGCCACAAAGTGCAGGAGATGGCCAAGTTGCTGGGCCTTGAAGCACTCCTGGAGCGCAAGCCCGCCCAGTTGTCGGGCGGTCAGCAGCAGCGCGTCGCGGTCGGTCGCGCCCTGGTGCGCGACCCACAGGTGTTCTTGCTGGATGAACCGCTCTCGAACCTGGACACCGAACTGCGAAACCAGACGCGCAGCGAACTGAAGCGCTTGCACCAGCGCCTTTCGACGACGATGATCTACGTCACCCACGACCAGGTGGAGGCGATGACCCTGGCGGACCGCATCGCGGTGATGGAAAAGGGCCATCTGCGGCAGGTGGGCACCCCCGAGCGGATCTACGCCGAGCCCGAAAACGTCATGGTCGCCCAGTTTTTGGGCCACCCGCCCATGAACCTCTTCGAACTGGTGCGCTGCGAGCGGGGCTGGCTGTGGCAGGACGAAACCCTCGTCCTCCCCGAAGCCGCCCAGGCCGTGCTGGAGCACTGCCCCAATGAACGGGTCCGGCTTGGGGTTCGGCCGGAGGCCATCCATCCCCATCCGGGTGCGGCGATGCCCCAGGGACAATTCACCGTCGAACTTATCGAGCCTCTCGGAAACGAAACGATCGTGTTCGGCTCTCTTGGCGGTAGCCCGGCGAGCCTGCGCACGCCAGGCTCTGTCGATTGGCGCTGTAGCGATTCGATCCCCGTCGGTCTGGACCTTGCGGGGGCGGTGCTCTTCGACCCGGCAAGCGGCGCGCGGCTGCGCTGATCCCGGTGCGCGGGCCGCGTAAGATAAATGGGTTCCGTTGCGCAAAGGATGCGAGCGATGGCCGATGTGGTGCTCATCTACCCCTACGTTCACCGCGAGGCCACCGGCCGCAAACTCTGGCTCTTTCCGCCCTTGGGTCAGGGTTTCATCGCCGCCCATCTGCGCGCGCTGGGCCACAGCGTCCGTTTTCTCGACTGCACCTTTCGGGGTATCGACTGGGCGATCGCCGAAGCGGCAGCTGAGCAACCGCTGGTGGTCGGGGTCTACTGCATGGTGACAATGCACGAGGACACCCTTGCCATTGTCCGGGCGCTGCGATCGTCATTGGGTGATCGTGCGCTGTTGGTGGCTGGAGGGCCGATGCCCTCGGGTAAGCCTCAGACGTTTTTGCCCGCCTTCGACGTGGTGATGCGCGGCGAGGGAGAGCTGGTGTGGGAAGAGCTGGTGGCCTGCCTCAAGGACCGTCGCCCGTACAAGCAACTTGAAGGAATCTGCACCCTCGATCCGACCGGTGCTTTGACAGGTAACACCAAAGCGCCTTTGATCCCCAAGGAGGTGCTCACCCGCCTGCCGATGCCCGCCCGGGATCTGTTTGACCACGAGCGCTACCAGGCGTATTGGCGCTCCACCTTCGGCTATACCCAGACGCCGGTCTTCACCGCCCGGGGCTGTCCCTACGGCTGCGAGTACTGCGATCAGCCCATTTTTGGGGCGACCTACCGCGAGCATACCGTCGAGCAGGTCATGGAAGATATCGAAAATGCCCTCGCGGCCGGTTACAGCCACATCTGGTTTTCCGACGACATCTTCATGCTCAACTGGCAGCGGGCGCTCAAAATTTGCGACGAGATCCACCGGCGCGGCCTGAAATTCAAGTGGGACTGCCTGGGACGGGTGGATGTGCAGCGCAAGGTCTTCGCCCGCATGGCCGAAGCGGGCTGCGAACGGATTTTTTTTGGCATCGAGTCGGGCAGTCCCCGGGTGCTGCGGCAGATGGGCAAGCGCTTTACCCCCGAGGATGTGCGCCAGGCGATCGAAGATGCCAACAGCGTCGGCATCCGGGCGGCGGCATTTTTTCAGGTGGGCTACCCGGGCGAGCGCACCGAGGATATTCTGGCGACTTTGCAATTTATTCCGACCCTGCCGCTGGACTACTTGAGCTTCACGATCACCTATCCCCTGCCGGGCACCAAACTGTTCGATCGGGTAGTCTCCGAAGGCCGCCTCACTCCGGAAGAGCAGGCCGAATGGAAGCGCGCCGGCCACAATGTGCTTACCTACAAAGCCGATCATTCGCAACTGAAATTGCGCTCGGCCATCTACGCCGCCCGCGCCCGCTTTCTGGCCGAAAAGCATTTGGGCTGGCTGGGCAAAACCCTGGGACCGGCCATCACCCAGAGCGCCAGCCTCGCCATCGCCCGCATGGCCTGAGCAGAATCCCATAAATTGTGCTAATATGTCCATGTGCTGCGGCCGGGAGATTCGTCCATGGAAGCTTCTGCAGATGAATTGACCGTTGACATCGACAGTCTGGTGACCGAGGACGATGCTCCTGTGGACAATCTTCCGTCCGAGAAACAGCAACGCTTGCTTACCGAGCCGCTTTACAGCTCCTGGCATCCTCAGTCCCCATTTCTTGCCGCCGCCAACGTCGGTTTGTTCTACGCGGTCCGCCGTCCGCCTCTGGTCCCTGATGTCTTCTTGAGCCTGAATGTCGAAATTGCCGAGGACTGGTGGCAGAAGCAAAACCGGTCCTATTTTTTCTGGGAGTTCGGCAAGCCCCCGGAAGTGGTGATTGAAATTGTCTCCAACACCGTCGGCAACGAGCGGGGTACCAAGCTGCCCACCTACGCCCAGATGCGCGTGCAGTTCTACGCAATCTATGACCCGCTGCAGCAGTTGGGCGGGCCGGTGCTGGAAGTTTTTGAGCTGTCCGGGTTGCGCTACGAGAGCCGACAAAGCGCCTGGTTCGAGGAGGTCGGTCTGGGATTGACCCTCTGGCAGGGCACGTTCGAAGGCAAAGAGGACACCTGGCTGCGCTGGTGCGACCGGGACCGGCAGGTGATTGCGACCGGAGCCGAACGCGCCGAGCAAGAACGCCAGCGCGCCGAGCAGGAGCACCAACGCGCCGAGCAAGAACGCCAGCGCGCCGAGCGGGCCGAGCAGGAAGTCACCCAGGAGCGGCGGCGGGCTGAAGCGTTGGCCGAGCGGCTTAGGCAACTGGGAATCGATCCCGATGCGATCTAGGTGCGAAGGGTGTCTGTTCAGAGGGCGCCCACAGGCTCGGGTATAATGCCTCTGACCTGGCACTGGTGAAGCTTTGAACCGTTGGCTTTTCGGGTTGGCGCTTGGCCTATCGCTCGTATCACTTTTGCCGGATACCGCTCGGGCACAGTTTTCCCAGACCGGCTCGCAGGTGCTTACCGACCAGCCCACTGGAGCAAGCGATCTCAAAGATCTCGAAAAACCGAGCACCGACAGTTCGTTATTACTCAACGACAACACCAGCCTCACCCTCGAATCGGTACTCCAACAGCGCAAAGTTCAACTTGAAAAACCAGTGTTCGTGCGATCGCCCATCGAAAAGGTGGATGGCCGCAGCTACGGCCTGGTGACCGCCAGCCACCTGCGCGACGGCGAACTGCAGCAGACGCAGATCGTGCGGTTATTTCAGCCGGAAGCCGGGGTCAACGACGATCTATTTACCAACCAGTCCAGCCAGTACATCTGGGGCCTCAGCGACAACGTCGAGATGACGGTGGATCTGCAGGGGGCGAACGGCTCGGTGCCGGGCTTTCAGGGCGATTATCTGGTAGAGCGGCGCGTCGGGGTCAACAACGGCAACATCTTTCAAGATGTCACCGTCCAGGGCAAAGTCCGCCTGGGCGAGATCCTCGGGGGCAAGACCAGTGCCGTGGCAAGTATCACCACCAGCCGCCCGCAATTTACCTTCCGGGGTATAGCCGGATCGAATCTGCCCACCGTCGAGCGGCGCCAGGACGGGCTGGTCTTCACACCCGCCCTCGAATTGCCCCTCACCTTTACCGCCTATGACGAGCGCTACGCCTTCACCGTCTCGCCGCGGCTGGTCTATTTTCCGGGCGACAACGCCATCTATACTCCCATCAACCCGGGGGTCAACCAGAGCTTCGGCCTCACCCTCGGCCTGGGCATTGGCGGCACGTTCAAGATTTCCAACCGCTTTCACATCCGCGGCGACGCCACGGCCATCCTGGCCGGTTCCAACACGGTCGACCGCGCCAGCGGCCTGCCCACCAAGGTGATCCCCTACAACGCTGGGGTGCGCTATCTGGTCAATCCCCGCCTCGCCCTCGATGTGTTCGTGAGCAATACCTACGGCAACACCGGCGGGCCGGCGATGGTGGCCGTCGACAACAATACCGGCGTGGGCGTCGGCCTCACTTTTATGCAGGACCGGCTGTTCTATGTGTTTGACCTGCCGGTCAATCGCCAGTTCGCCGACACCTTCGACACCCAGGTGCCGCCGGAAGTTCGCGCTATCTATGTGCCTGCAAGCTTCGATTTGCTGGACGGCAGCACAATTGGCTCCGGACGCAACCAGATAAGCTTCATCGCGAGCACCGGCACGTTTTCGTTCGCCTACAGAGCAGGTACCCTCAACGATTTTGAAACAGGAGTATTCGGCAACTTTGCCCCGGCGGGGCCGGACG
Protein-coding sequences here:
- the efp gene encoding elongation factor P, whose protein sequence is MISSNDFRTGTTIELDGQVWRVIEFLHVKPGKGSAFVRTKLKNVMTGNVNERTFRAGESLPQAVVEKRDMQFVYPQGDNEYVFMDMESYEQEALTREAIGDGAKYLKEGMSVSILKWQERVIGVDLPNTVVLQVVETDPGVKGDTAQGGTKPAKVETGAEVMVPLFITIGEKIKIDTRDNSYLGREN
- the accB gene encoding acetyl-CoA carboxylase biotin carboxyl carrier protein; protein product: MNIDLSEIRELIAILNQTDVTELTIEAEGFRLSIRKESGKTVVQTGAGSPPAPVAPAAPVVSEAPAPPPAPPATPARPTIDVVSPMVGTFYRAPSPDATNFVEVGDVVRVGQTVCIIEAMKLMNTIDSEAAGRVVEILVENGEPIEYGQKLMRLEPV
- a CDS encoding DUF6761 family protein — encoded protein: MLQDPKTIRYYQRLSDTLVELWRRRYRSEELRLFSEGFITALRYGQELDPTQIMRLEQEIAGFLANPDNLEPPELRPQPEEERS
- a CDS encoding bifunctional folylpolyglutamate synthase/dihydrofolate synthase, with product MTDSFVLYAEANRRLESLLTDTACLQPAAVGGGELVAATRALLDRVGAPDRAMECVLVGGTSGKGSVAARLAAHFERAGVRVGLHTSPYLQVATEKICLNGQYIGGAEYAELVEWIWPHLGEWLPPSHLRRRYGAVSLVLAAEAMRRYGAQVGVFEVGCGGRFDPVNALQARAVGITTVGFDHVALLGPTLADIAWHKAGLIKSAAAVVTAARGLPLEIIHREAACHGAPVRCTPVDNATLAGALFEVCRGTPAPRLPPQAARLPGRLEPMGVQRLVWLDGAHNPEKLAYLVRELHDRPAVVLFSALAGKLHRPMLKILSRLARTLVLCPLEVPGKLSADLDAMTRQAQGLFEHVEPAPDPDAALALALHRRQPGQIVVVTGSLYLVGRLRSRWYPPEWVVEARSSWPPRLDGP
- a CDS encoding ABC transporter ATP-binding protein; the protein is MGQVELSGVGKRFEQYTALQRIDLDIAPGELLVLVGPSGCGKSTLLRTIAGLETIDAGEMRIGGRLVAGAKAFVPARERDVAMVFQNYALYPHMSVADNLAFGLRMRGVAAKERRHKVQEMAKLLGLEALLERKPAQLSGGQQQRVAVGRALVRDPQVFLLDEPLSNLDTELRNQTRSELKRLHQRLSTTMIYVTHDQVEAMTLADRIAVMEKGHLRQVGTPERIYAEPENVMVAQFLGHPPMNLFELVRCERGWLWQDETLVLPEAAQAVLEHCPNERVRLGVRPEAIHPHPGAAMPQGQFTVELIEPLGNETIVFGSLGGSPASLRTPGSVDWRCSDSIPVGLDLAGAVLFDPASGARLR
- a CDS encoding B12-binding domain-containing radical SAM protein; this encodes MADVVLIYPYVHREATGRKLWLFPPLGQGFIAAHLRALGHSVRFLDCTFRGIDWAIAEAAAEQPLVVGVYCMVTMHEDTLAIVRALRSSLGDRALLVAGGPMPSGKPQTFLPAFDVVMRGEGELVWEELVACLKDRRPYKQLEGICTLDPTGALTGNTKAPLIPKEVLTRLPMPARDLFDHERYQAYWRSTFGYTQTPVFTARGCPYGCEYCDQPIFGATYREHTVEQVMEDIENALAAGYSHIWFSDDIFMLNWQRALKICDEIHRRGLKFKWDCLGRVDVQRKVFARMAEAGCERIFFGIESGSPRVLRQMGKRFTPEDVRQAIEDANSVGIRAAAFFQVGYPGERTEDILATLQFIPTLPLDYLSFTITYPLPGTKLFDRVVSEGRLTPEEQAEWKRAGHNVLTYKADHSQLKLRSAIYAARARFLAEKHLGWLGKTLGPAITQSASLAIARMA
- a CDS encoding Uma2 family endonuclease → MEASADELTVDIDSLVTEDDAPVDNLPSEKQQRLLTEPLYSSWHPQSPFLAAANVGLFYAVRRPPLVPDVFLSLNVEIAEDWWQKQNRSYFFWEFGKPPEVVIEIVSNTVGNERGTKLPTYAQMRVQFYAIYDPLQQLGGPVLEVFELSGLRYESRQSAWFEEVGLGLTLWQGTFEGKEDTWLRWCDRDRQVIATGAERAEQERQRAEQEHQRAEQERQRAERAEQEVTQERRRAEALAERLRQLGIDPDAI